The window ttcatgctctgtctctctctgtcccaaaaataaataaaaaacgttggaaaaaaaaaaaaaaaaaagaattcattgaaGGAAACACTTATTTAAGCCAAGTGGTTTGCTCAGTGACCTTATGTAATTGAGTTTCAACATCCTCAGAAGTGTTAATCCAGGTGTTGGCAGGTGATGTTGGCTATAGCACAGATACTTCCTTGCTCAACCTAAAGATAATTAAGTCTTATCCTATTACCAAGAACAGCTTTGGCCAGAGAGTCAAAGGATTTTTTGCTGGGCAACTACCGTTCTAGTAGCAGATTCTGCAATATTTTTGAGAGTTAAGGAGAAATTCCTGATCATAGCCTCATTTGTACTCACTACTAACCAGGGAAGTAGGGCCCTGACGAAGGAAGCAAATCTTGAATCATGAATGCCTCCTGTGTGTCAGGCCTGGAAAGGTGACAGTCATGAAGGCCAATAAAATTTTAAGGGTCTACAGACCACACAGGCAGTTTTATTCTGGTTGCTATGTGTCCCTTTCTTTGCCTAGAACCTGTACACAAGTTTCCCCGGGTTTAGGGTTCTTAACCAGAGACAAGGAAATGGATGAGGGAATCACTAGCATCATGGACAGATTGGAATTCTTGATGACAAATCCAATAGTCTGAAAGATGTGGCCTGGGGGAATCAGATGATAGTGTTATCTTTCCAGGCCAGTGCcagagtaaaagaaagaaagggaagaagaaagggtttCATGTTTAGTTAAAATATGAAGTCTTAATCAAGTTTCTTGGGCAGAATGAACACCAATGATAGctacttcttttcttctaaaaatttttttttaatgtttatttatttttgagagaaagagagagagagacagagtgagagttggggaggggcagacagagaggaagacatagaatccaaagcaggttgcaagctctgagctgtcagcacaaagcccaatgaggggctcgaactcatgagctgtgagatcgtgacctgagccaaagttggatgcttaaccaactgagccacccaggcactgcctaCACAAATTCTTCATAGTTGACTTGTCCATCTCCATCAATATCTGCTTCCCTGATCATTTCACCTACTTCTTCATCTGTTAGTTTTTCTCCTAAGTTTGTCATGACATGACATAGTTCTGCCGCACTGATGTGACCATTGATATCCTTGTCAAAGACTCGGAATGCCTTCTGAATTTCTTCTTTACTAtctgattctttcatttttctagctGTCATAGTCAAAAACTCTGGGAACTCAATGGTGCCATCATTGTCCGCATCTACCTTGTTGATCATATCCTGCAATTCGTCTTCTGTTGGGTTCTGACCCAGTGACCTCACGACAGTTCCAAATTTCCTTGTTCTGACAGCGCCACCACCATCTTTGTCAAATAGAGAGAAAGCTTCCTTGAGCTCAGCAATCTGGTCTTCTGTCAGCTGATCAGCCATGGTGCAGGTGAAGGGAGGAAGAACAGAGGTAATGAGGGTGACTGCACCAGCGCAGGGGCTGTGATGGTGGGGGTGGCTCTACTGCTGCTGATACTGCTGCTTCTGCCAAGGCACAGTGTGCTTAGGGCTGTGTGGCCACCAGACTGTAAGTATCAGCCCTACACCTGCAGAGCTCCCAGCACCATGGCCTCATAGAAgcactttttacctttttattatttttaaagttaatttatttctttatttggtgtgtgtgtgtgtgtgtgtgtgtgtgtgagagagagagagagagagagagagagtgctggggagggacagagacagagagagagagagagagagaaacccaagcaggctccacactgccaaggCAGAACCCTActtagggcttgaacccatgaactgtgagatcatgaccttagctgaagccaagagttagaggcttaactgactgagccacccaggtgcccctatgagcACTTTTTAAGTCTGCTTTGTTGGAACTTTGTAAGCAGGGCACCGGGTCTATTTTTCCAAGGGGTTTTATTGGCTCTGTAAAGTCAGCTTTAGTTCCTTAAATCTGTCTGGCCACATCTGAATCTATGTACATTtatctcaaatatgacattccaatTAAAGCTTAGGAAATATAGCTAATATTTCCAATTGTGTTCCTTTATAAGGACAATAAATTCTTATcgaatttatgtaaataaataataattttgccACAAAAATAATACTGAAGAGTTTCTGAATTCAGGAGGGATcagatatagagaaaaaaataaatgtttcatctttgttTACAATAGTACACTTTACCAAATTGCTGTCAGGGATAACTTAAAGTTTCCTcaaatctggaaaaacaaaacatttaaagaaccaGAGCTCTTTCAAACAATAAGTCATAAAAACTATAGTCATACTCCTCAGTTCAGTCAATTCCACCTATTTATTCTTGTTCTGCTTGaatccagtgttttgttttgttttgttattagttctggaaattcttattCAGTTCAGCTTTATGATGGTAAAGTTATCAGAAATCTATGTTTGCCAGAGTCCTTTCCATGAATCTTCTTGAAGACAAAGCACTTGGTACTTTTGCAAAATATCAGAGTAAAACAATAATTCTCTGTAAAagacaaaagactttaaaatatccattattgaatatctgatgagagttcattataacggagttgacaaggaaatttggttatttttgtaacacataatattttataataataactgGAACTATGATCAATAACATATTAATAGGACATATCAgatttctaggagtttcatgCAATTTTTGGAACACTTACACCTGTTCTAAATAATAGTAATTCATAATAGACGTACTTACGGTTTCATGGTGGAAGACTTTATTAATTATAAGGGAAAGAGAACATATGGAATTAAACAATTATAGTAAacataaagagggagagaagtagagagaagaacaaagaggGCTTAATACATCAAATTAGGTTCTTACAACATGCAACCTTCTGGCTGTGGAAACCCCACAGTGAACAGCCTGGTTGGAGTCCCGATTGAGGGTCCTTGTGGAGTGTCCTCCCCTCAGGTGAGACTTCCAGCTAGCTATTCTTCCGAGGGCAATATATATACTACCTGGGTGTGATTTATGGTGAGTCATTAAGTTTGTGCAGTTCCAAGAAAGCTGTTTTTTCCCTGTTTCTCTTACCGTATCTCACAATCTTAGGAGCCTGGGTATCTGTAtattcctcttccctccctgatcCATTCCAGGGGGCCAGCCTGATCTGGATAAAGTCCGTGAGGCACATTGATCCCTCTTGGCATCAGGAATAAAAGGGCCAGTTCTATCCTGAGACCAGAAACAGACTACAAGCCAACTAAGGCCCCCATGATTGTATATGTGCAACTCTGGGCAGAAATGCATGACAAGTCACACAATTTCTATACAGAACAGTACTATAGACCtatataaatacaacaaaaagaatgcTTAGTATTACTTcttatttgacaatgcttcccaCATAAGTTAACATGTCAAATATGTCTAAATAGTTTAACATCTTCCTTTTTATAAGAGGAGAGAGCAAATCATTTTAGATGTTCCAGGTATCCACTAAAAAACTCCAAAGTTAGTTCAAAgtcaaaatgatttcatttagaACGTGATGTTGGGAAGActgtcaaaaatatcaaaaagttcAAATAGGATCATAGGTCACtgttaaacaatatttattacccatttaaccattaaaaaaaattttttttcttaacatttatttatttttgagacagagagagacagagcatgaacaggggaggggcagagagagagggagacacagaatcctgaacaggctccaggctctgagctgtcagcacagagcccgacgcgggactcaaactcacagaccgtgagatcatgacctgagccgaagtcggacgcttaaccgaccaagccacccaggcgccccccatttaaCCATTTTGACAATTAAAGACTTCATTGGCAAATACAGAAGGTCAAATAGTTGTGTAATTTCTTATTAAGAGCAGACAAATAATCTAAGAAAACTTGTTCTTTTAGCAGATGAGAGAATATGAAGATTTAGTTTTATAGAAGTACACTATTGCTAttataccttatttttaaaatccttgtaACAAACTATGCAATCTTTTCCAGCTTGGCCACATGTGAAATTCTGatctcaaaattcttttttccatgaactttgtaaaattttgtcctatgttttcttctttcccattctgAAATAACCAGCCTCTctttaggacaaaattattttcttttctctcaacaaAAATGCATTTCCATACCTTATACTTTCTTTTACTGAAACACACATCCTACTTTCCTTGCATACAGAGATATTTCCCTTATTTCTAGTAGTTTTAGTTACTCATATTAGAATTATTAATCCTTAGAAACCTTAATTTCtagtgaaaataaagaagtaaacaattgtaaattttctttcatgttaACATTCTGTGGCTTTGcaaatctgttatttatttatttatgtatgtatttatttatttttggccttAATTTGTAAACACCTTTTATAATTTCTAGGaacatatagtttttcatagtaaaTGTTTTGGTGGAGCACAATACATGTTTACCAATAGACACAAATATCTTCAGTGCTTCtgtgaaaggaagcaaaaaatagataaactgatgTTCACTAATaaatgttttagtattttatcatatttggaaataaatacaatgatctagatattcaataaatttaACTTAACTCATCATTTAACTTAACTTAGCAAAACTTAAGGTTTCAAGTTACCAAAAAAATTtgggaaaactattttaaaagttcacttaAAAACTCTTTATCCTACTAAAAACTTAATGAGACATTAGACAATATCATTTACCATCCCAAGCTGTTTTTCTTATTGACAAATTTTATAGGAGATAACCTGAACTCATTTGACCTTTAGCAAGCCTAGGTAGAATAAAAGTTGCATgtctgcattatttttaatgttgataacTCTGAAGACATgtctattttaatgaaatcaataaactttaagttagctttaatattaaatatttccccAGATCACATGAACTTGAAATTCACTTGGGTtagtttctattatatttctgagAATTTAATCTATATAAGCACTTACCTTTAAGCCAACTAAATAGAGctcttttataaattaattttggtaATACCATCCAGAGGTAGAAAATTACCATACATCTacagtatatatgtatagatagatagatacatgtatatatagatagatacatatagatagatagatagatagacacacacatacacacacatagagagagagagagagagagagagagagagagagatacagagacctacaactttcattttagaattactgccatgggggcgcctgggtggcgcagtcggttaagcgtccgacttcagccaggtcacgatctcgcggtccgtgagttcaagccccgcgtcaggctctgggctgatggctcggagcctggagcctgtttccgattctgtgtctccctctctctctgcccctcccctgttcatgctctgtctctctctgtcccaaaaataaataaaaaacgttgaaaaaaaaaatttagaattactGCCATGAATCAACACAAAACTCACTAGGTATAAAAGAACTTGAAAcaaggtggtttttttgttttgttttgttttagttttgtaaaGATTTGTAAGGACAGTTGCTTTTAACGCCTCAAAGATTTGGGTTGCAACTTAAATCAGTTTCTGATTATGAGCTTCTGACTGCAGAGCTACTTCATTCAAGTTATGTTGAAGAATTTGTGTAGGACTCTTTGAGACTTTTCCCCCAGTGTCCCAGTTGATTGCAAATGAAGCACTGACCCTTAGGCCATCATTTTGATGGTAGACCCTTAGATGTGTGCAATGAGGGGGACCCAAGTGTTTTTAGGTGGATGGTTTTGGGTCTGTTCTATCTGTAAGGCCGATAGCTTAGTGGACTTTGGCCTACAGTCTTGTTCCAAAGTCCTTTCAAAGTGCTCAGCTGTGTCATGAGTTCACTCAAACTGGTAGCCTCCCAtcctattttctgcttttttatcaATCCACTAATCTCAGGAGATAATCCATTTACAAACAGAACAGCTAGAGCAGATTGGGTGACCTCATTTATTGCATGGAACCTGGAATGCCACAGGAGGAGAGCTTCCAGATGGGTTTTAAAGTCTGCCACAGATTCATCTTCTTTTGTTTGCATGTTTAAATAATAGACAGATCAATGTGGGCAGGGAAGACTCTAGGAATGACTTTTAAAGATTGGTCCTTATTTTACGAGCTTCTTCTGGTCCATTAGGAGACTGTCTTGAAGGTCAAGGATCTCAGATATCATCCTTGGGTTTACACCATCCGGCTTCCCACATCCATTTCTTGGCTCCCCAGGTCCTACTAGCATATGCAGAAGCTAATAAAGATCAGGAAGTCCAGTTTCATAGGCCCTAATAATGACTCTAAATTCCTCAGAAAACATTTGGAGATCCTCCCCGGGCTTAGGAAATTTTTTAACTATGCCCTTAGTTTGGTATTTGACCAAGGAATAAAAGATATCTGAGGAGGATCTCCTATAACCTTGAGTAGTTTTATTATTAAAGGTAGCTGTTTAATAGTCTCTTCAGAGTGGAAAGTCAATTCAGACAAAGAGTTAATAAAGCATGAGTACTCAGGTAAAGAAGGATAAAGGAATGCAGTAGGAATCACGTAGgtcttattattgttttaggtACCTCtcgtgtttttaatttttcattagcctTTTGTAACAAATCTTCTAATGAAGCTATTTTGGAATTATGAAGCCTTTTAGAAGCTTCTGTATACTGATTAAAATTGATATTCCATTCTCTTTGTTTAATTTGGGAACACATGCTTTCAACtgcacttcctttttttttttttttaatgttgattttgagagagagagaaagagagagagcatgtgcatgcacaggcatgtgtggggaagggcagaaagagagagagaaagagagaatcccaagtagcctccacACTTCAGTGCAGAGTCGATACAgagctcaatttcacaaactatgagatcaactgagcaacccaggcaccctcaactgcatttcttaaatgaatgatcTTGTCTAACTAGAACATCCCCCATAATGGGCATTGCAATCTGTACTGTTTTTAGtaagattttgccatttttgtagatatttatAGCTTTTGGGACTATATAGTTCTTAGACAAAATAAGCAGGTATGCTGGAAGGTGGTACACTTGATTCTTTGGACTTAaaggatctatctatctatctctctatgcCTTTGGCTCTCTTGGATATAACACCTAATAAGGTTGTGGCACTGGGCTAGAAACTGTGTGATGTTTCACAATGTACctcattgtatgtaaattttcTTGAGGCTAGTGGATAATCCAGTGTCAACCTAAGGCATTCTGTGACCAACTTATCCTAACACAGGAGTCTTCCAGTTAGGTGGCAAGTACTCTCACAGCTTTTAAGTACTTGATCTGTGCCTGCCAATATTGTGACTGCTTCCAAGATTCCCACTAGCAATAGCCTTTATctacacaaaacaagacaaacatgtGCACCTTAATATGTTGGTAATAACCAAGAGATGTTAATGCATTCTTGCTGACAGAAGGAACTTCCCACCTTGGAAGTTAGAACAGAGGAAGGATTGAACGAGCATACCTCAACAAATGGGCGCTGTGGATGGGGGGCTCCACATAAATGGGTAACCATGAACTCCTACCAGCAGTTCCCACCTGGATCTTAGGAGAGAATCAAGGGCTGAGGGTTTCCATCAATTACATGATAATTGCACCCTGAACTACCAGCAGCTCCCAATGTGGAACTGACCAGAAAGCCAATTAGATCAGGATCTTGATGCAAAAACAATAGAGCTCAGAACTGAGAGGAACTTACTCATGGCTATCAGAAacggagagaaagacagaactcAGAAGGATCTGTAGTACCATTCCTGTGTTTCTCATAGTCTCTGAATGCTACCAGAAGTTCACTTTGGATTTCATCTCTGCCaccaaatctgttttaaaaaaattcaattgtaTGAATTTAAAGATTTGACTGACCTATTTCGATGATtcattgattcatgaattgggcaacATTCCACgtagcaaatagaaaggagctccaaggagctTTACAAAATGGGAGGCTTTTATAcgcagaaggagaaaaagagtagattatttcaggcaaggttacatgatatctcattgtagttttgatttgtatttccctgatgatgagtgatgttgagcatctttttatgtatctgttagtcatctggatatcatctttggaaaaatgcctattcatgtcttctgcccatttcttaactggattatttgttttttgggtgttgagtttgctaaattctttatagatttttggatactaaccctttatcagatatgaaatatgaccttttttTTGTGCAGAACACTTTCTTTCCCCCATACCTCCTCTCATGACTGTTTAAGACAAAGGTTAATATCTGTAATGTATTGAATTATATTAACTGTGTgccagaaaatccaaaataatcctAGCATTAAAAAGtagaagttggggcacctgggtggctcagttggttgagcatccaactttagctcaggtcatgatctcagggttcacaaattcaagtcccacattgggctctctgcagtcagtgtggagcctgtgtcagatcctctgtctccctctacctctcccctttccctgttcatgagatctctctttctctctctcaaaaaataaacatttttttaagtagaagtttatttctcacataaATGAATTCTAGATATTTGAGATCTAATAGGTATGACTTCTCTGTAATTACCAGGGGTTCAGGCTcctaatttgttaatatttggcATCCATCTTGTGGTTAAAGATGGCTGCTCCAGTTTCAGCCATTATACTCAAATTCTAACCCACAGAAGAAAGAGGTGAAGAATGATGTgcctcttttctttaaaacatttctctgaCTTGGCACACACCATTTCCCATTGGCCAGAATTTAGTCACATGGCCATGCCTGGTGTCATGGAACACTGGACAACGTAGTCTTTATTGTTGATGACCAAACACTAAGGAGATAACAGATACTGGAGGAAACAACAGTTCCTGCCACTGTGCTTCTCCTCTGTTCTTTCTTATATCATATATCCTCCTATCTTGCCCACTTCCAGGGTAAATAACTTGGCCTGATTTGCCCTGGACTTTGCTAATATTTGCACTGAAAGTTCTAGGTCCCAGGAACCACCTATCACTCCCCAGTCCACAGTCATGTATAAGCAAACTGGGATGATAGTCACCCTATGTCATCTCTGCCTTGGATCTTATTAAATCACAAGCTCCTTGAGGAATAGACCAGTGTCTGCTTTACTGTCACATTCTCAGTACCCAGCACAGTGCTCCACACATAgtatgcactcaataaatagcaaatatttacatTGTGCCTTTTATGTTCCAGAACTGttctaagttctttacatatgtatcatgagttgaattgtgtcacTCACCTCCACCTAATTCCTGTGTTAAAGTCCCACCACctccagaatgtgaccttatttgctCACAGAGTAGCTACAGATATAATtatttaagatgaggtcatactggtaTAGGGTGAGCCTCTAATCCAataagactggtgtccttataaaaaggtcaagttccggggtgcctgggtggctcagttggttaagcgtctgactgatcttgcagtttgtgagttcgagccctgcgtcaggctctgtgctgacaagttggagcctggagcctgcttcggattctacatctccctttctctctctgcccctcccttgcttatgctctgtctctctctctctctctctctctctctctctctgtctctgtctctctctccctcaaaaataaataaataaactttttaaaaaaggtgaaaattGGACACAGAGATATGTGTCCAATGTACACAGGAAGACCACCATGTAAAGACTGGAGTTacacagccacaagccaaggaactacATGAAGCATGGGGAGATGCCTGGAAGAGATAGTTCCCTAGAACCTTCAGACAGGGTTCAGCCCTCCCAACACattcatcttggacttctagactccagaacagtgagacaataaatttctgttgtctaagccactcagtttatggTAGTTTATTATGGCAGCCTCAACAAACTAATATATTAACTCACTTTAATCCTCACAAGTCTCTTGTGAGATAGCCATTAttattgtccctattttacagaggaagaaactgaggcacatagcaattaagaaaaccaaagaaattgccaaggaaaaataaagtgaaagatattgacaaactgaaagaaaggagggaggaaggaaagaagcaattTTTGAGAAGTTAAAATGTAGACAGGAATAAAGACAATGAAGTGGTGAAGGAAAAGGATTACAATTTCACTTGGCCAAAGGATATTAGA is drawn from Panthera leo isolate Ple1 chromosome B1, P.leo_Ple1_pat1.1, whole genome shotgun sequence and contains these coding sequences:
- the LOC122216964 gene encoding calmodulin-like is translated as MADQLTEDQIAELKEAFSLFDKDGGGAVRTRKFGTVVRSLGQNPTEDELQDMINKVDADNDGTIEFPEFLTMTARKMKESDSKEEIQKAFRVFDKDINGHISAAELCHVMTNLGEKLTDEEVGEMIREADIDGDGQVNYEEFV